A single region of the Stigmatopora argus isolate UIUO_Sarg chromosome 6, RoL_Sarg_1.0, whole genome shotgun sequence genome encodes:
- the znf740a gene encoding uncharacterized protein znf740a isoform X20 → MSHLPSSSVRDHMKWAGLLGCEAVLSSMALMQASTMAAPPKKMMAPLGHGPPQRDGSDRGPQSHMILPSGMSCPPLLIRKEGEFQAPRLLDEKDMRTNEDLQQKKKNRKSVAPCKVREQEGRGGKGTGGDENGPSSKVQKNFICDHCYGAFRSGYHLKRHILIHTGEKPYACAVCDMRFIQRYHLERHSLIHTGVKPYACSMCDMRFFQRYHLARHSLTHTGVKPYACSMCDMRFFQRYHLARHTLTHTGVKPYACTMCDMRFIQRYQLERHSLTHTGVKPYACTMCDKRFFQRYHLARHSLTHMGVKPYACTMCDMKFCQRYHLTRHSLTHTGVKPYACTICDKRFFQRYHLARHSLTHMGVKPFACTMCDMRFVQRYHLARHSLTHTGVKPYACTMCDKRFFQRYHLARHSLTHLGVKPFACTMCDMRFVQRYHLARHSLTHTGVKPYACSMCDMRFIQRNHLERHSLTHTGEKPFACDMCDMRFIQRYHLERHKRVHSGEKPYQCERCQQNFSRTDRLLRHRRLCQGRGVAKVENQPCCEPRQYAQEAPPAPPTWSPMHPPTGRLAV, encoded by the exons ATGTCACATCTGCCCAGCAGCTCAGTCCGCGACCATATGAAATGG GCCGGTCTGCTTGGCTGTGAAGCGGTGCTCTCCAGCATGGCCTTGATGCAGGCTAGCACCATGGCAGCTCCACCCAAAAAGATGATGGCCCCACTCGGACACGGACCGCCACAGAGAGACGGATCTGACCGTGGTCCCCAGAGTCACATGATCCTCCCCTCTGGCATGAGCTGTCCACCTCTG CTGATACGGAAGGAGGGTGAATTCCAAGCGCCGCGCCTGCTGGACGAGAAGGACATGAGGACCAATGAAGACctgcagcagaaaaaaaagaacaggaaaTCAGTGGCGCCCTGTAAAGTGAGAGAAcaagaggggaggggagggaag GGGACAGGTGGAGATGAGAATGGTCCATCTTCCAAAGTGCAGAAAAACTTTATTTGTGATCACTGCTACGGAGCGTTTAGGAGTGGATACCACCTGAAAAGACATATCCTCATTCACACAG GGGAGAAGCCGTATGCTTGTGCCGTATGTGACATGAGGTTTATTCAGCGTTACCACCTGGAGAGACACAGCCTCATTCACACGG GGGTGAAGCCGTACGCTTGCTCCATGTGTGACATGAGGTTCTTCCAACGTTACCATCTGGCAAGACACAGCCTCACTCATACTG GGGTGAAGCCATATGCTTGCTCCATGTGTGACATGAGATTTTTCCAGAGATACCACCTGGCGAGACACACTCTGACACATACTG GAGTGAAGCCCTATGCTTGTACCATGTGTGACATGAGGTTTATACAACGTTACCAACTGGAAAGACACAGTCTCACCCATACAG GGGTGAAGCCGTACGCTTGCACCATGTGTGACAAGAGGTTTTTTCAGCGCTACCACCTGGCGAGACACAGCCTCACTCATATGG GTGTGAAACCTTATGCTTGCACCATGTGTGACATGAAGTTTTGTCAGCGTTACCATCTGACGAGACACAGCCTCACTCATACTG GTGTGAAACCTTATGCTTGCACCATATGCGACAAGAGGTTTTTTCAGCGCTACCACCTGGCGAGACACAGCCTCACTCATATGG GTGTGAAACCTTTTGCTTGCACCATGTGTGACATGAGGTTTGTTCAGCGCTACCACCTGGCCAGACACAGCCTCACTCATACTG GTGTGAAACCTTATGCTTGCACCATGTGTGACAAGAGGTTTTTTCAGCGTTATCACCTGGCAAGACACAGCCTCACTCATTTGG GTGTGAAACCTTTTGCTTGCACCATGTGTGACATGAGGTTTGTTCAACGCTACCATCTGGCGAGACACAGCCTCACTCATACGG GGGTGAAGCCGTATGCTTGTTCCATGTGTGACATGAGGTTTATTCAGCGTAACCACCTGGAGAGACACAGCCTCACTCACACGG GGGAGAAGCCATTTGCGTGTGACATGTGTGACATGAGGTTTATCCAGCGATACCACTTGGAGAGACACAAGCGCGTGCACAGCGGCGAGAAACCTTACCAGTGTGAGCGCTGCCAGCAG AATTTTTCAAGGACAGACCGTCTGCTGCGGCATCGTCGGCTCTGCCAGGGCCGAGGCGTAGCAAAAGTGGAGAACCAACCGTGTTGTGAACCACGCCAATATGCCCAAGAAGCCCCACCCGCACCCCCGACCTGGAGCCCCATGCACCCCCCTACGGGTCGGCTGGCCGTCTGA
- the znf740a gene encoding uncharacterized protein znf740a isoform X1 — MSHLPSSSVRDHMKWAGLLGCEAVLSSMALMQASTMAAPPKKMMAPLGHGPPQRDGSDRGPQSHMILPSGMSCPPLLIRKEGEFQAPRLLDEKDMRTNEDLQQKKKNRKSVAPCKVREQEGRGGKGTGGDENGPSSKVQKNFICDHCYGAFRSGYHLKRHILIHTGEKPYACAVCDMRFIQRYHLERHSLIHTGVKPYACSMCDMRFFQRYHLARHSLTHTGVKPYACSICDMRFFQRYHLARHSLTHTGVKPYACSMCDMRFFQRYHLARHTLTHTGVKPYACSMCDMRFFQRYHLARHSLTHTGVKPYACTMCDMRFIQRYQLERHSLTHTGVKPYACTMCDKRFFQRYHLARHSLTHMGVKPYACTMCDMKFCQRYHLTRHSLTHTGVKPYACTICDKRFFQRYHLARHSLTHMGVKPFACTMCDMRFVQRYHLARHSLTHTGVKPYACTMCDKRFFQRYHLARHSLTHLGVKPFACTMCDMRFVQRYHLARHSLTHTGVKPYACSMCDMRFIQRNHLERHSLTHTGEKPFACDMCDMRFIQRYHLERHKRVHSGEKPYQCERCQQNFSRTDRLLRHRRLCQGRGVAKVENQPCCEPRQYAQEAPPAPPTWSPMHPPTGRLAV; from the exons ATGTCACATCTGCCCAGCAGCTCAGTCCGCGACCATATGAAATGG GCCGGTCTGCTTGGCTGTGAAGCGGTGCTCTCCAGCATGGCCTTGATGCAGGCTAGCACCATGGCAGCTCCACCCAAAAAGATGATGGCCCCACTCGGACACGGACCGCCACAGAGAGACGGATCTGACCGTGGTCCCCAGAGTCACATGATCCTCCCCTCTGGCATGAGCTGTCCACCTCTG CTGATACGGAAGGAGGGTGAATTCCAAGCGCCGCGCCTGCTGGACGAGAAGGACATGAGGACCAATGAAGACctgcagcagaaaaaaaagaacaggaaaTCAGTGGCGCCCTGTAAAGTGAGAGAAcaagaggggaggggagggaag GGGACAGGTGGAGATGAGAATGGTCCATCTTCCAAAGTGCAGAAAAACTTTATTTGTGATCACTGCTACGGAGCGTTTAGGAGTGGATACCACCTGAAAAGACATATCCTCATTCACACAG GGGAGAAGCCGTATGCTTGTGCCGTATGTGACATGAGGTTTATTCAGCGTTACCACCTGGAGAGACACAGCCTCATTCACACGG GGGTGAAGCCGTACGCTTGCTCCATGTGTGACATGAGGTTCTTCCAACGTTACCATCTGGCAAGACACAGCCTCACTCATACTG GGGTGAAGCCATACGCTTGCTCCATTTGTGACATGAGATTTTTCCAACGCTACCACTTGGCAAGACACAGTCTCACTCACACTG GGGTGAAGCCATATGCTTGCTCCATGTGTGACATGAGATTTTTCCAGAGATACCACCTGGCGAGACACACTCTGACACATACTG GGGTGAAGCCGTACGCTTGCTCCATGTGTGACATGAGGTTCTTCCAACGTTACCATTTGGCAAGACACAGCCTCACTCATACCG GAGTGAAGCCCTATGCTTGTACCATGTGTGACATGAGGTTTATACAACGTTACCAACTGGAAAGACACAGTCTCACCCATACAG GGGTGAAGCCGTACGCTTGCACCATGTGTGACAAGAGGTTTTTTCAGCGCTACCACCTGGCGAGACACAGCCTCACTCATATGG GTGTGAAACCTTATGCTTGCACCATGTGTGACATGAAGTTTTGTCAGCGTTACCATCTGACGAGACACAGCCTCACTCATACTG GTGTGAAACCTTATGCTTGCACCATATGCGACAAGAGGTTTTTTCAGCGCTACCACCTGGCGAGACACAGCCTCACTCATATGG GTGTGAAACCTTTTGCTTGCACCATGTGTGACATGAGGTTTGTTCAGCGCTACCACCTGGCCAGACACAGCCTCACTCATACTG GTGTGAAACCTTATGCTTGCACCATGTGTGACAAGAGGTTTTTTCAGCGTTATCACCTGGCAAGACACAGCCTCACTCATTTGG GTGTGAAACCTTTTGCTTGCACCATGTGTGACATGAGGTTTGTTCAACGCTACCATCTGGCGAGACACAGCCTCACTCATACGG GGGTGAAGCCGTATGCTTGTTCCATGTGTGACATGAGGTTTATTCAGCGTAACCACCTGGAGAGACACAGCCTCACTCACACGG GGGAGAAGCCATTTGCGTGTGACATGTGTGACATGAGGTTTATCCAGCGATACCACTTGGAGAGACACAAGCGCGTGCACAGCGGCGAGAAACCTTACCAGTGTGAGCGCTGCCAGCAG AATTTTTCAAGGACAGACCGTCTGCTGCGGCATCGTCGGCTCTGCCAGGGCCGAGGCGTAGCAAAAGTGGAGAACCAACCGTGTTGTGAACCACGCCAATATGCCCAAGAAGCCCCACCCGCACCCCCGACCTGGAGCCCCATGCACCCCCCTACGGGTCGGCTGGCCGTCTGA
- the znf740a gene encoding uncharacterized protein znf740a isoform X22, with protein sequence MSHLPSSSVRDHMKWAGLLGCEAVLSSMALMQASTMAAPPKKMMAPLGHGPPQRDGSDRGPQSHMILPSGMSCPPLLIRKEGEFQAPRLLDEKDMRTNEDLQQKKKNRKSVAPCKVREQEGRGGKGTGGDENGPSSKVQKNFICDHCYGAFRSGYHLKRHILIHTGEKPYACAVCDMRFIQRYHLERHSLIHTGVKPYACSMCDMRFFQRYHLARHSLTHTGVKPYACSICDMRFFQRYHLARHSLTHTGVKPYACSMCDMRFFQRYHLARHTLTHTGVKPYACSMCDMRFFQRYHLARHSLTHTGVKPYACTMCDMRFIQRYQLERHSLTHTGVKPYACTMCDKRFFQRYHLARHSLTHMGVKPYACTMCDMKFCQRYHLTRHSLTHTGVKPFACTMCDMRFVQRYHLARHSLTHTGVKPYACSMCDMRFIQRNHLERHSLTHTGEKPFACDMCDMRFIQRYHLERHKRVHSGEKPYQCERCQQNFSRTDRLLRHRRLCQGRGVAKVENQPCCEPRQYAQEAPPAPPTWSPMHPPTGRLAV encoded by the exons ATGTCACATCTGCCCAGCAGCTCAGTCCGCGACCATATGAAATGG GCCGGTCTGCTTGGCTGTGAAGCGGTGCTCTCCAGCATGGCCTTGATGCAGGCTAGCACCATGGCAGCTCCACCCAAAAAGATGATGGCCCCACTCGGACACGGACCGCCACAGAGAGACGGATCTGACCGTGGTCCCCAGAGTCACATGATCCTCCCCTCTGGCATGAGCTGTCCACCTCTG CTGATACGGAAGGAGGGTGAATTCCAAGCGCCGCGCCTGCTGGACGAGAAGGACATGAGGACCAATGAAGACctgcagcagaaaaaaaagaacaggaaaTCAGTGGCGCCCTGTAAAGTGAGAGAAcaagaggggaggggagggaag GGGACAGGTGGAGATGAGAATGGTCCATCTTCCAAAGTGCAGAAAAACTTTATTTGTGATCACTGCTACGGAGCGTTTAGGAGTGGATACCACCTGAAAAGACATATCCTCATTCACACAG GGGAGAAGCCGTATGCTTGTGCCGTATGTGACATGAGGTTTATTCAGCGTTACCACCTGGAGAGACACAGCCTCATTCACACGG GGGTGAAGCCGTACGCTTGCTCCATGTGTGACATGAGGTTCTTCCAACGTTACCATCTGGCAAGACACAGCCTCACTCATACTG GGGTGAAGCCATACGCTTGCTCCATTTGTGACATGAGATTTTTCCAACGCTACCACTTGGCAAGACACAGTCTCACTCACACTG GGGTGAAGCCATATGCTTGCTCCATGTGTGACATGAGATTTTTCCAGAGATACCACCTGGCGAGACACACTCTGACACATACTG GGGTGAAGCCGTACGCTTGCTCCATGTGTGACATGAGGTTCTTCCAACGTTACCATTTGGCAAGACACAGCCTCACTCATACCG GAGTGAAGCCCTATGCTTGTACCATGTGTGACATGAGGTTTATACAACGTTACCAACTGGAAAGACACAGTCTCACCCATACAG GGGTGAAGCCGTACGCTTGCACCATGTGTGACAAGAGGTTTTTTCAGCGCTACCACCTGGCGAGACACAGCCTCACTCATATGG GTGTGAAACCTTATGCTTGCACCATGTGTGACATGAAGTTTTGTCAGCGTTACCATCTGACGAGACACAGCCTCACTCATACTG GTGTGAAACCTTTTGCTTGCACCATGTGTGACATGAGGTTTGTTCAACGCTACCATCTGGCGAGACACAGCCTCACTCATACGG GGGTGAAGCCGTATGCTTGTTCCATGTGTGACATGAGGTTTATTCAGCGTAACCACCTGGAGAGACACAGCCTCACTCACACGG GGGAGAAGCCATTTGCGTGTGACATGTGTGACATGAGGTTTATCCAGCGATACCACTTGGAGAGACACAAGCGCGTGCACAGCGGCGAGAAACCTTACCAGTGTGAGCGCTGCCAGCAG AATTTTTCAAGGACAGACCGTCTGCTGCGGCATCGTCGGCTCTGCCAGGGCCGAGGCGTAGCAAAAGTGGAGAACCAACCGTGTTGTGAACCACGCCAATATGCCCAAGAAGCCCCACCCGCACCCCCGACCTGGAGCCCCATGCACCCCCCTACGGGTCGGCTGGCCGTCTGA
- the znf740a gene encoding uncharacterized protein znf740a isoform X13 — translation MSHLPSSSVRDHMKWAGLLGCEAVLSSMALMQASTMAAPPKKMMAPLGHGPPQRDGSDRGPQSHMILPSGMSCPPLLIRKEGEFQAPRLLDEKDMRTNEDLQQKKKNRKSVAPCKVREQEGRGGKGTGGDENGPSSKVQKNFICDHCYGAFRSGYHLKRHILIHTGEKPYACAVCDMRFIQRYHLERHSLIHTGVKPYACSMCDMRFFQRYHLARHSLTHTGVKPYACSICDMRFFQRYHLARHSLTHTGVKPYACSMCDMRFFQRYHLARHTLTHTGVKPYACSMCDMRFFQRYHLARHSLTHTGVKPYACTMCDMRFIQRYQLERHSLTHTGVKPYACTMCDKRFFQRYHLARHSLTHMGVKPYACTMCDMKFCQRYHLTRHSLTHTGVKPYACTMCDKRFFQRYHLARHSLTHLGVKPFACTMCDMRFVQRYHLARHSLTHTGVKPYACSMCDMRFIQRNHLERHSLTHTGEKPFACDMCDMRFIQRYHLERHKRVHSGEKPYQCERCQQNFSRTDRLLRHRRLCQGRGVAKVENQPCCEPRQYAQEAPPAPPTWSPMHPPTGRLAV, via the exons ATGTCACATCTGCCCAGCAGCTCAGTCCGCGACCATATGAAATGG GCCGGTCTGCTTGGCTGTGAAGCGGTGCTCTCCAGCATGGCCTTGATGCAGGCTAGCACCATGGCAGCTCCACCCAAAAAGATGATGGCCCCACTCGGACACGGACCGCCACAGAGAGACGGATCTGACCGTGGTCCCCAGAGTCACATGATCCTCCCCTCTGGCATGAGCTGTCCACCTCTG CTGATACGGAAGGAGGGTGAATTCCAAGCGCCGCGCCTGCTGGACGAGAAGGACATGAGGACCAATGAAGACctgcagcagaaaaaaaagaacaggaaaTCAGTGGCGCCCTGTAAAGTGAGAGAAcaagaggggaggggagggaag GGGACAGGTGGAGATGAGAATGGTCCATCTTCCAAAGTGCAGAAAAACTTTATTTGTGATCACTGCTACGGAGCGTTTAGGAGTGGATACCACCTGAAAAGACATATCCTCATTCACACAG GGGAGAAGCCGTATGCTTGTGCCGTATGTGACATGAGGTTTATTCAGCGTTACCACCTGGAGAGACACAGCCTCATTCACACGG GGGTGAAGCCGTACGCTTGCTCCATGTGTGACATGAGGTTCTTCCAACGTTACCATCTGGCAAGACACAGCCTCACTCATACTG GGGTGAAGCCATACGCTTGCTCCATTTGTGACATGAGATTTTTCCAACGCTACCACTTGGCAAGACACAGTCTCACTCACACTG GGGTGAAGCCATATGCTTGCTCCATGTGTGACATGAGATTTTTCCAGAGATACCACCTGGCGAGACACACTCTGACACATACTG GGGTGAAGCCGTACGCTTGCTCCATGTGTGACATGAGGTTCTTCCAACGTTACCATTTGGCAAGACACAGCCTCACTCATACCG GAGTGAAGCCCTATGCTTGTACCATGTGTGACATGAGGTTTATACAACGTTACCAACTGGAAAGACACAGTCTCACCCATACAG GGGTGAAGCCGTACGCTTGCACCATGTGTGACAAGAGGTTTTTTCAGCGCTACCACCTGGCGAGACACAGCCTCACTCATATGG GTGTGAAACCTTATGCTTGCACCATGTGTGACATGAAGTTTTGTCAGCGTTACCATCTGACGAGACACAGCCTCACTCATACTG GTGTGAAACCTTATGCTTGCACCATGTGTGACAAGAGGTTTTTTCAGCGTTATCACCTGGCAAGACACAGCCTCACTCATTTGG GTGTGAAACCTTTTGCTTGCACCATGTGTGACATGAGGTTTGTTCAACGCTACCATCTGGCGAGACACAGCCTCACTCATACGG GGGTGAAGCCGTATGCTTGTTCCATGTGTGACATGAGGTTTATTCAGCGTAACCACCTGGAGAGACACAGCCTCACTCACACGG GGGAGAAGCCATTTGCGTGTGACATGTGTGACATGAGGTTTATCCAGCGATACCACTTGGAGAGACACAAGCGCGTGCACAGCGGCGAGAAACCTTACCAGTGTGAGCGCTGCCAGCAG AATTTTTCAAGGACAGACCGTCTGCTGCGGCATCGTCGGCTCTGCCAGGGCCGAGGCGTAGCAAAAGTGGAGAACCAACCGTGTTGTGAACCACGCCAATATGCCCAAGAAGCCCCACCCGCACCCCCGACCTGGAGCCCCATGCACCCCCCTACGGGTCGGCTGGCCGTCTGA
- the znf740a gene encoding uncharacterized protein znf740a isoform X27: MRTNEDLQQKKKNRKSVAPCKGTGGDENGPSSKVQKNFICDHCYGAFRSGYHLKRHILIHTGEKPYACAVCDMRFIQRYHLERHSLIHTGVKPYACSMCDMRFFQRYHLARHSLTHTGVKPYACSICDMRFFQRYHLARHSLTHTGVKPYACSMCDMRFFQRYHLARHTLTHTGVKPYACSMCDMRFFQRYHLARHSLTHTGVKPYACTMCDMRFIQRYQLERHSLTHTGVKPYACTMCDKRFFQRYHLARHSLTHMGVKPYACTMCDMKFCQRYHLTRHSLTHTGVKPYACTICDKRFFQRYHLARHSLTHMGVKPFACTMCDMRFVQRYHLARHSLTHTGVKPYACTMCDKRFFQRYHLARHSLTHLGVKPFACTMCDMRFVQRYHLARHSLTHTGVKPYACSMCDMRFIQRNHLERHSLTHTGEKPFACDMCDMRFIQRYHLERHKRVHSGEKPYQCERCQQNFSRTDRLLRHRRLCQGRGVAKVENQPCCEPRQYAQEAPPAPPTWSPMHPPTGRLAV, from the exons ATGAGGACCAATGAAGACctgcagcagaaaaaaaagaacaggaaaTCAGTGGCGCCCTGTAAA GGGACAGGTGGAGATGAGAATGGTCCATCTTCCAAAGTGCAGAAAAACTTTATTTGTGATCACTGCTACGGAGCGTTTAGGAGTGGATACCACCTGAAAAGACATATCCTCATTCACACAG GGGAGAAGCCGTATGCTTGTGCCGTATGTGACATGAGGTTTATTCAGCGTTACCACCTGGAGAGACACAGCCTCATTCACACGG GGGTGAAGCCGTACGCTTGCTCCATGTGTGACATGAGGTTCTTCCAACGTTACCATCTGGCAAGACACAGCCTCACTCATACTG GGGTGAAGCCATACGCTTGCTCCATTTGTGACATGAGATTTTTCCAACGCTACCACTTGGCAAGACACAGTCTCACTCACACTG GGGTGAAGCCATATGCTTGCTCCATGTGTGACATGAGATTTTTCCAGAGATACCACCTGGCGAGACACACTCTGACACATACTG GGGTGAAGCCGTACGCTTGCTCCATGTGTGACATGAGGTTCTTCCAACGTTACCATTTGGCAAGACACAGCCTCACTCATACCG GAGTGAAGCCCTATGCTTGTACCATGTGTGACATGAGGTTTATACAACGTTACCAACTGGAAAGACACAGTCTCACCCATACAG GGGTGAAGCCGTACGCTTGCACCATGTGTGACAAGAGGTTTTTTCAGCGCTACCACCTGGCGAGACACAGCCTCACTCATATGG GTGTGAAACCTTATGCTTGCACCATGTGTGACATGAAGTTTTGTCAGCGTTACCATCTGACGAGACACAGCCTCACTCATACTG GTGTGAAACCTTATGCTTGCACCATATGCGACAAGAGGTTTTTTCAGCGCTACCACCTGGCGAGACACAGCCTCACTCATATGG GTGTGAAACCTTTTGCTTGCACCATGTGTGACATGAGGTTTGTTCAGCGCTACCACCTGGCCAGACACAGCCTCACTCATACTG GTGTGAAACCTTATGCTTGCACCATGTGTGACAAGAGGTTTTTTCAGCGTTATCACCTGGCAAGACACAGCCTCACTCATTTGG GTGTGAAACCTTTTGCTTGCACCATGTGTGACATGAGGTTTGTTCAACGCTACCATCTGGCGAGACACAGCCTCACTCATACGG GGGTGAAGCCGTATGCTTGTTCCATGTGTGACATGAGGTTTATTCAGCGTAACCACCTGGAGAGACACAGCCTCACTCACACGG GGGAGAAGCCATTTGCGTGTGACATGTGTGACATGAGGTTTATCCAGCGATACCACTTGGAGAGACACAAGCGCGTGCACAGCGGCGAGAAACCTTACCAGTGTGAGCGCTGCCAGCAG AATTTTTCAAGGACAGACCGTCTGCTGCGGCATCGTCGGCTCTGCCAGGGCCGAGGCGTAGCAAAAGTGGAGAACCAACCGTGTTGTGAACCACGCCAATATGCCCAAGAAGCCCCACCCGCACCCCCGACCTGGAGCCCCATGCACCCCCCTACGGGTCGGCTGGCCGTCTGA
- the znf740a gene encoding uncharacterized protein znf740a isoform X26, producing the protein MRTNEDLQQKKKNRKSVAPCKVREQEGRGGKGTGGDENGPSSKVQKNFICDHCYGAFRSGYHLKRHILIHTGEKPYACAVCDMRFIQRYHLERHSLIHTGVKPYACSMCDMRFFQRYHLARHSLTHTGVKPYACSICDMRFFQRYHLARHSLTHTGVKPYACSMCDMRFFQRYHLARHTLTHTGVKPYACSMCDMRFFQRYHLARHSLTHTGVKPYACTMCDMRFIQRYQLERHSLTHTGVKPYACTMCDKRFFQRYHLARHSLTHMGVKPYACTMCDMKFCQRYHLTRHSLTHTGVKPYACTICDKRFFQRYHLARHSLTHMGVKPFACTMCDMRFVQRYHLARHSLTHTGVKPYACTMCDKRFFQRYHLARHSLTHLGVKPFACTMCDMRFVQRYHLARHSLTHTGVKPYACSMCDMRFIQRNHLERHSLTHTGEKPFACDMCDMRFIQRYHLERHKRVHSGEKPYQCERCQQNFSRTDRLLRHRRLCQGRGVAKVENQPCCEPRQYAQEAPPAPPTWSPMHPPTGRLAV; encoded by the exons ATGAGGACCAATGAAGACctgcagcagaaaaaaaagaacaggaaaTCAGTGGCGCCCTGTAAAGTGAGAGAAcaagaggggaggggagggaag GGGACAGGTGGAGATGAGAATGGTCCATCTTCCAAAGTGCAGAAAAACTTTATTTGTGATCACTGCTACGGAGCGTTTAGGAGTGGATACCACCTGAAAAGACATATCCTCATTCACACAG GGGAGAAGCCGTATGCTTGTGCCGTATGTGACATGAGGTTTATTCAGCGTTACCACCTGGAGAGACACAGCCTCATTCACACGG GGGTGAAGCCGTACGCTTGCTCCATGTGTGACATGAGGTTCTTCCAACGTTACCATCTGGCAAGACACAGCCTCACTCATACTG GGGTGAAGCCATACGCTTGCTCCATTTGTGACATGAGATTTTTCCAACGCTACCACTTGGCAAGACACAGTCTCACTCACACTG GGGTGAAGCCATATGCTTGCTCCATGTGTGACATGAGATTTTTCCAGAGATACCACCTGGCGAGACACACTCTGACACATACTG GGGTGAAGCCGTACGCTTGCTCCATGTGTGACATGAGGTTCTTCCAACGTTACCATTTGGCAAGACACAGCCTCACTCATACCG GAGTGAAGCCCTATGCTTGTACCATGTGTGACATGAGGTTTATACAACGTTACCAACTGGAAAGACACAGTCTCACCCATACAG GGGTGAAGCCGTACGCTTGCACCATGTGTGACAAGAGGTTTTTTCAGCGCTACCACCTGGCGAGACACAGCCTCACTCATATGG GTGTGAAACCTTATGCTTGCACCATGTGTGACATGAAGTTTTGTCAGCGTTACCATCTGACGAGACACAGCCTCACTCATACTG GTGTGAAACCTTATGCTTGCACCATATGCGACAAGAGGTTTTTTCAGCGCTACCACCTGGCGAGACACAGCCTCACTCATATGG GTGTGAAACCTTTTGCTTGCACCATGTGTGACATGAGGTTTGTTCAGCGCTACCACCTGGCCAGACACAGCCTCACTCATACTG GTGTGAAACCTTATGCTTGCACCATGTGTGACAAGAGGTTTTTTCAGCGTTATCACCTGGCAAGACACAGCCTCACTCATTTGG GTGTGAAACCTTTTGCTTGCACCATGTGTGACATGAGGTTTGTTCAACGCTACCATCTGGCGAGACACAGCCTCACTCATACGG GGGTGAAGCCGTATGCTTGTTCCATGTGTGACATGAGGTTTATTCAGCGTAACCACCTGGAGAGACACAGCCTCACTCACACGG GGGAGAAGCCATTTGCGTGTGACATGTGTGACATGAGGTTTATCCAGCGATACCACTTGGAGAGACACAAGCGCGTGCACAGCGGCGAGAAACCTTACCAGTGTGAGCGCTGCCAGCAG AATTTTTCAAGGACAGACCGTCTGCTGCGGCATCGTCGGCTCTGCCAGGGCCGAGGCGTAGCAAAAGTGGAGAACCAACCGTGTTGTGAACCACGCCAATATGCCCAAGAAGCCCCACCCGCACCCCCGACCTGGAGCCCCATGCACCCCCCTACGGGTCGGCTGGCCGTCTGA